The following are encoded together in the Anopheles nili chromosome 3, idAnoNiliSN_F5_01, whole genome shotgun sequence genome:
- the LOC128725247 gene encoding uncharacterized protein LOC128725247, translating to MKVLSVGVLLFCFGQLYAGPVAIPAERALSLNTRGEFFVEFNNLLDGIAKEALASLSSLEQSTGQQVQSVEDAIQELENLYNEKVLKEIERYDGALDELSSKVSPCFASVRESIREIVQGARGKAGQCAKNALDQVRGVQQNIEAHIGAGVEKVKQIVDIGKKCLSENSWIVDQINCALQNAPVAVSIVEDIVRDAAALIKQTSQSVGALAKDTEQCLAVVVQDAVENFNDMLEQVVECLGEVDQADAVDALSGN from the exons ATGAAGGTGCTATCAGTCGGTGTTCTCCTCTTTTGCTTCGGCCAG CTGTACGCCGGTCCGGTAGCGATCCCAGCGGAACGGGCTCTTTCGTTGAACACACGGGGAGAATTCTTCGTTGAGTTCAACAACTTGCTTGATGGCATTGCGAAAGAGGCCCTCGCAAGCCTCTCATCGTTGGAGCAAAGCACGGGTCAGCAGGTGCAATCTGTCGAAGATGCCATCCAGGAACTAGAGAATCTGTACAACGAAAAGGTGCTGAAGGAAATCGAGCGCTACGACGGTGCTCTGGATGAGCTCAGCTCAAAGGTGTCCCCATGTTTCGCTTCCGTCCGAGAAAGCATTCGCGAAATTGTCCAGGGCGCCCGTGGTAAGGCAGGCCAGTGCGCAAAGAATGCATTGGATCAAGTGCGCGGAGTACAGCAAAACATCGAGGCACACATTGGGGCTGGTGTGGAGAAGGTTAAGCAAATTGTGGATATCGGCAAGAAGTGTCTATCGGAGAACTCCTGGATCGTGGATCAAATCAACTGCGCGCTGCAGAAT GCTCCTGTAGCAGTCAGCATCGTGGAGGATATCGTCCGAGACGCAGCAGCTCTCATTAAACAAACCTCCCAGTCGGTTGGAGCATTGGCTAAGGATACCGAACAGTGTCTAGCCGTGGTGGTGCAGGACGCCGTGGAAAACTTCAATGACATGTTGGAACAGGTGGTTGAATGCTTGGGTGAAGTTGACCAAGCTGATGCTGTCGATGCGTTGTCCGGAAATTAG
- the LOC128723619 gene encoding clavesin-2 translates to MPEIKTATKSAPTGKEEPTDATDVPVTLFADQPERMRKINELRKLIQNYDDCNRRCDDLFLCRFLYCCDWDVEESFGRIVKLIKLKEANPDWFFHKPIATYSELLHRNVKFALDRRDRRGRRVFVTRLGAIDFSSMAVTDLANLDDIWFELMLNELDTLENGVTCLIDMSGYSLKSFRFLTPQNIRIGSAKTDLLPLKNIEFHVVNSSVFMNAAVAILYPMLSKKVKESVRFHYSNWESLHEYIPADLLPQEYGGTAGKSFDFQTIHGQVLDRANAFDRLLTYGTRAVPVPSVATSLASKGKNAKTKGKHRDSDKKKSTVPACVVEA, encoded by the exons ATGCcggaaataaaaacggcaaCGAAAAGTGCGCCAACCGGCAAGGAGGAGCCAACCGATGCTACCGACGTTCCAGTGACCCTTTTCGCTGACCAACCCGAACGCATGAGGAAGATCAACGAACTGCGCAAGCTGATCCAAA ATTACGATGATTGTAACCGAAGGTGTGACGATTTATTCCTGTGCAGGTTCCTCTACTGCTGCGATTGGGATGTCGAGGAGTCGTTTGGACGAATTGTGAAGTTGATCAAGCTGAAG GAAGCGAATCCGGATTGGTTCTTCCACAAACCGATCGCTACCTACAGTGAGTTGCTGCATCGAAACGTCAAGTTCGCACTAGATCGGCGCGATCGTAGAGGACGAAGAGTGTTTGTGACACGACTAGGAGCGATCGATTTCTCCTCCATGGCCGTCACCGACCTGGCCAATCTGGACGACATCTGGTTCGAGCTGATGCTGAACGAGCTGGACACGCTCGAGAACGGTGTCACGTGTCTGATCGACATGAGCGGCTACTCGCTCAAGAGCTTCCGCTTCCTGACGCCGCAGAACATCCGGATCGGCTCGGCGAAGACCGATTTGCTGCCGTTGAAAAACATCGAGTTTCACGTCGTCAACTCGTCCGTGTTCATGAATGCGGCCGTCGCCATCCTCTATCCCATGTTGAGCAAGAAGGTGAAGGAAAGCGTGCGTTTTCACTACTCCAACTGGGAGTCGCTCCATGAGTACATCCCGGCCGATCTGCTGCCACAGGAGTACGGAGGGACAGCTGGAAAGTCATTCGACTTCCAAACCATCCACGGACAGGTGTTGGATAGAGCGAACGCCTTCGACAGACTGCTGACATATGGGACACGTGCGGTGCCGGTCCCTTCTGTGGCGACTTCGTTGGCTTCCAAAGGGAAGAACGCAAAGACGAAAGGAAAGCACAGGGATTCTGATAAAAAGAAATCGACAGTACCAGCGTGTGTTGTCGAGGCGTAG
- the LOC128723716 gene encoding alpha-tocopherol transfer protein-like — MPEPEGVLHKLYLERELPPKVAEVARVHGEDPDRTSLFIEELRDMIYEKGDCVPHRVDDDYLIKFLRARFWNVPNAYNLMVRYYGFRESNPEFYDNVDPMSLRCLGDDDIISISPYRDQEGRRVIFFKFGKWRPSKIPIVDLFRATMLLLEVGSLEPQSQVLGGVGIMDLEGLTLNHAWNLTPTVAQKMLALLATSMPLRTSQIHIVNQGWVFDTAFQIFKPLLTEKMRQRLFFHGTDRASLHKYVDPEALPERYGGTKPEYPYTYWLEHLSRNEQVVEELQQLGYVSDPLLES, encoded by the exons ATGCCGGAGCCAGAAGGAGTCCTTCATAAGCTGTACCTAGAGCGGGAGCTTCCACCCAAAGTCGCCGAAGTAGCTCGTGTACATGGGGAAGATCCAGACCGAACCAGCCTGTTCATCGAGGAGCTGCGCGACATGATATATG AAAAAGGTGACTGCGTACCTCACCGagttgatgatgattatttgATCAAATTTTTACGCGCTCGCTTCTGGAATGTACCCAACGCCTACAAtctgatggttcgctactacGGTTTTCGAGAGAGCAATCCGGAGTTCTACGACAACGTCGACCCGATGTCCTTGCGATGCCTCGGGGATGATGACATCATTAGCATTTCGCCCTACCGCGATCAGGAGGGACGTCGTgtgattttcttcaaattcGGCAAATGGCGACCTTCCAAGATTCCGATTGTGGATTTGTTCCGGGCAaccatgctgctgctggaggtgggATCGTTGGAACCCCAGTCTCAGGTGCTGGGAGGTGTGGGCATTATGGACCTGGAGGGTCTAACGCTGAACCATGCCTGGAACCTCACACCCACCGTAGCTCAGAAGATGTTGGCTTTGTTGGCCACCAGCATGCCGCTGCGTACGAGCCAGATTCATATCGTCAACCAGGGTTGGGTGTTCGATACGGCATTCCAGATCTTCAAACCGTTGCTGACGGAGAAGATGCGCCAGCGGTTGTTCTTCCACGGTACGGATAGGGCTTCACTGCATAAGTACGTCGATCCGGAGGCGCTACCGGAACGTTACGGTGGCACGAAACCGGAGTACCCGTACACGTATTGGTTGGAGCATTTGAGTCGGAACGAGCAAGTTGTAGAGGAGCTGCAACAGCTGGGCTACGTATCTGACCCACTGCTGGAGTCCTGA